From a single Falco naumanni isolate bFalNau1 chromosome 17, bFalNau1.pat, whole genome shotgun sequence genomic region:
- the LOC121098681 gene encoding MAD2L1-binding protein-like, which yields MKRDGDVIKKPPSMDLASKKCQQVLTELEELFQRLEIMFSLTLVPRVLILLGGNVMSPKELCELSLEGICEGGAEESLRTASCVRKLFDSLFVADVFSELKALPVMGTVVMLQGHRDCGVDWFRPKLNYKVPTRGRKLAVNLSCDGDINRSASAPQHVTSTWEDYVWFQAPAALKGFHE from the exons ATGAAAAGA gatGGAGATGTGATTAAGAAGCCACCCTCCATGGACCTGGCAAGCAAGAAGTGCCAGCAGGTGCTGACAGAACTGGAGGAATTGTTCCAGCGCTTGGAAATAATGTTTAGTTTGACACTGGTTCCTCGGGTTCTTATTCTACTTGGAGGCAATGTCATGAGCCCCAAGGAGCTCTGTGAGCTCAGCTTGGAGGGGATCTGTGAGGGCGGTGCTGAGGAGAGCCTGAGAACTGCATCCTGCGTTCGCAAGCTCTTTGACTCGCTCTTTGTTGCGGATGTCTTCAGTGAGCTGAAGGCTCTCCCTGTCATGGGCACTGTTGTTATGCTCCAAGGACACCGTGATTGTGGTGTTGATTGGTTCCGGCCCAAGCTCAACTATAAAGTGCCGACTCGAGGGAGGAAACTAGCTGTTAACTTGTCCTGCGATGGAGACATCAACAGAAGTGCCTCGGCTCCTCAGCATGTGACCTCTACTTGGGAGGACTATGTCTGGTTTCAAGCACCAGCGGCGCTCAAAGGCTTTCACGAATGA
- the LOC121098611 gene encoding LOW QUALITY PROTEIN: epoxide hydrolase 1-like (The sequence of the model RefSeq protein was modified relative to this genomic sequence to represent the inferred CDS: deleted 1 base in 1 codon; substituted 1 base at 1 genomic stop codon), translating to MWQEMLPNAWDGTLSRIRSFECSQRNAVLVPVAALGVGGMLVYWLRSRHKIKTIEMGNGWWGSDERPLKGKEDESICPFKTETSDKEIEDLHRRLEQARYTPQLEGAAFRYGFTSSYLQKVVAYWRNPFDRRKQVEILNKYPHFRTTIEGIDIHFIHVKPSYVPHSXAVQPLLMVHGWPGSFYEFYKTIALLTEPAEHGLNEGDMVFEVICPSIPGYGFSEAPHQKGFDSKATARKFHKLMNRLGSKEYYLQGEDWGSLITTNMAQMLPQSVNLIFAGREGLRRMISVMLGAYIPWLIGFTREDVRRMYPFIQKNIHELLRESGYLHIQATKPDTAGCGLNDSPVGLAAYILEKFSTWRDKSFLHKDDGGLESKYTLDELLANVMIYCVTSSIVSSKRFYKENISKNPGLTDDAGFAVYVPTGTAAFPQELVHTPRVWAKEVFKNIITYSYMPRGGHFAAFEEPKLLAQDIMHFVRKVEQL from the exons ATGTGGCAGGAGATGCTTCCAAACGCCTG GGATGGCACCTTGTCCCGGATCAG GTCATTCGAATGTTCTCAGAGGAATGCAGTCCTGGTCCCTGTGGCCGCTCTGGGCGTTGGAGGGATGCTGGTTTACTGGCTGAGGTCTAGACACAAGATCAAGACTATTGAAATGGGCAATGGATGGTGGGGCTCAGATGAAAGACCtctaaaagggaaagaagatgaaagTATCTGTCCCTTCAAGACTGAAACATCTGACAAAGAAATTGAG GACCTGCATCGCCGCCTGGAGCAGGCCCGCTACACACCGCAGCTGGAAGGGGCTGCCTTCCGCTACGGCTTCACCTCCAGCTACCTGCAGAAGGTGGTGGCCTACTGGAGGAACCCGTTTGACCGACGCAAGCAAGTGGAAATCCTGAATAAATATCCCCATTTCCGAACCACCATTGAAG GGATTGATATCCATTTTATCCACGTGAAGCCCTCCTATGTCCCTCACAGTTGAGCTGTTCAACCTCTGCTGATGGTCCACGGCTGGCCTGGCTCCTTCTACGAGTTCTACAAGACCATCGCTCTACTCACAGAGCCAGCTGAGCATGGCCTGAATGAGGGTGACATGGTGTTTGAGGTCATCTGCCCATCCATCCCAGGATATGGCTTCTCTGAGGCACCACACCAGAAAG GCTTTGACAGCAAAGCAACTGCTCGGAAATTTCATAAGCTGATGAATAGATTGGGCTCCAAAGAATACTACCTACAGGGAGAAGACTGGGGATCTCTTATTACCACAAACATGGCCCAGATGCTGCCACA ATCTGTGAATCTTATCTTCGCTGGCAGAGAAGGTTTGAGAAGGATGATTTCCGTGATGCTTGGGGCTTATATACCATGGCTCATAGGCTTTACTAGGGAAGATGTTCGACGTATGTATCCTTTCATCCAGAAGAATATACATGAACTATTGCGAGAGTCTGGATACTTACACATCCAAGCCACCAAACCAGACACTGCAG GTTGTGGACTGAATGACTCCCCTGTGGGGCTTGCTGCATATATATTGGAAAAATTCTCTACCTGGAGAGATAAATCATTTCTGCATAAAGATGATGGAGGCTTGGAAAG CAAATACACTCTTGATGAGCTTTTGGCCAATGTGATGATTTATTGCGTGACATCCTCCATTGTGTCCTCAAAGCGATTCTACAAGGAGAACATCTCCAAGAACCCTGGTCTAACAGATGATGCCGG GTTTGCAGTGTATGTTCCCACAGGGactgcagct tttcctcaGGAGCTAGTACATACACCACGGGTCTGGGCAAAGGAGGTCTTCAAGAACATCATCACTTACTCTTACATGCCACGTGGAGGgcattttgctgcctttgagGAACCAAAGCTTCTGGCACAAGACATCATGCACTTTGTCAGAAAGGTGGAACAGCTGTGA